One genomic window of Daphnia pulex isolate KAP4 chromosome 10, ASM2113471v1 includes the following:
- the LOC124204172 gene encoding uncharacterized protein LOC124204172 isoform X2: MTKVLLLSVWLMLQLSRSFSSEEDFYRQDSDEYFVNAIGFLPSPWNAFYYQPRAPVLDNSSSYEGRTINRQQSIANNAVAAPNEKDNDQSPESRFSLGSLGTFNTGIFNNRFLPGSKWRPFGGLSNRISITYNPNMENSFETFDSCTSPSPSGDAGICVPGSVCSLFSGRPIGSCPLGKICCINTVNKCGGAVTLNNTYWHSPTTPISDYSTCALTVRTDYKLAEQMKKPICQIRLDFVSFNTAQPTAGTCTDTFQVGGATTVAPIICGDNTGQHMYLDLPSSALTPSNVQLMFSFGAVTGTRSWNIKIAMLPCGASYLAPVDCLQYFTDPTGRVTSFNWQDVPVSATRQLNNQHYNICFRTELVSLKVRQRAAQMCFSVCSVSNGDAFSITTPTSTAAALAAIAVTTATANLAAAQAQLAVTQAGINPLLPTAAQYLAVINANTAVRDSQAALSAAQTTFATATATAASLSGVGISAPVNGVNMATCLYDFLVIAGARDAANDEADRYCGNALNPAANPLSTNVQVCTLIRPFKISYRTDGTEGAVVTGTNILPAPADTHNTGFCLDYQEK; this comes from the exons ATGACAAAAGTTTTACTTCTTTCTGTTTGGCTAATGTTACAACTGAGTCGGTCCTTTAGTAGCGAAGAAGATTTTTACAGACAAGATTCAGACGAGTATTTTGTCAATGCGATCGGATTCTTGCCTTCTCCGTGGAACGCATTTTACTATCAGCCTAGAGCTCCAGTTCTAG ATAATTCCAGCTCGTACGAAGGTCGAACTATCAACAGGCAGCAGTCCATCGCCAATAATGCTGTGGCAGCACCCAATGAAA AAGATAACGATCAGTCACCAGAAAGCCGTTTTTCCCTCGGTAGTTTGGGTACGTTCAATACCGGTATTTTCAATAATCGATTTTTACCCGGAAGTAAATGGAGACCCTTCGGCGGCCTCTCTAATCGAATTTCAATTACCTACAACCCTAACATGGAAAATTCTTTCGAAACCTTTGATTCCTGTACGTCACCGAGTCCGAGTGGTGATGCGGGAATCTGTGTACCAGGATCCGTTTGTTCCCTTTTTAGTGGTCGGCCAATCGGGTCTTGCCCCTTAGGCAAAATTTGTTGCATCA ATACGGTCAACAAATGTGGTGGAGCTGTCACACTCAATAACACGTATTGGCATTCTCCAACCACGCCCATATCTGATTACTCAACTTGCGCACTGACCGTGAGAACAGATTACAAGCTCGCGGAACAAATGAAAAAGCCAATTTGTCAAATTCG TTTGGATTTTGTATCATTCAATACCGCCCAGCCGACAGCTGGAACGTGCACGGACACTTTTCAAGTTGGCGGGGCCACAACAGTGGCACCCATTATTTGTGGCGACAACACTGGACAGCACA tGTACCTCGACCTTCCATCGTCGGCCCTTACTCCTAGCAATGTCCAGCTCATGTTCAGTTTTGGAGCTGTGACAGGTACCCGTTCATGGAACATCAAAATTGCGATGCTCCCCTGTGGCGCCTCCTACCTCG CTCCCGTGGATTGTCTTCAGTATTTCACTGATCCTACTGGAAGAGTCACGTCTTTTAATTGGCAAGACGTCCCTGTTAGTGCAACCCGTCAACTAAACAACCAACATTACAACATCTGCTTCAGAACTGAACTTGTCTCATTAAAG gTGAGACAGAGAGCGGCCCAGATGTGCTTTTCAGTCTGCTCGGTCTCGAACGGGGACGCATTTTCTATTACTACACCCACCAGCACTGCAGCCGCTCTGGCCGCCATTGCTGTTACTACAGCCACAGCAAATCTCGCAGCTGCCCAAGCTCAGCTAGCTGTTACCCAGGCCGGTATTAATCCACTTTTACCAACGGCAGCCCAGTACCTGGCCGTTATCAATGCAAACACCGCCGTGAGAGACAGTCAAGCGGCCCTTTCAGCCGCCCAAACTACTTTCGCTACAGCGACTGCTACGGCCGCTTCTCTCTCTGGTGTGGGCATAAGTGCCCCGGTGAATGGAGTTAACATGGCCACCTGCCTTTATGATTTTCTTGTCATCGCCGGTGCCCGAGACGCTGCTAATGATGAAGCCGATCGTTACTGTGGGAACGCCCTGAATCCAGCCGCCAACCCTTTGTCGACAAACGTCCAAGTTTGTA CTTTGATTAGGCCGTTCAAGATAAGTTACCGGACGGATGGGACGGAAGGCGCGGTGGTTACCGGAACGAATATTCTTCCGGCGCCAGCTGATACACACAACACTGGATTCTGCTTGGATTACCAAGAGAA GTGA
- the LOC124204172 gene encoding uncharacterized protein LOC124204172 isoform X1 — MTKVLLLSVWLMLQLSRSFSSEEDFYRQDSDEYFVNAIGFLPSPWNAFYYQPRAPVLDNSSSYEGRTINRQQSIANNAVAAPNEKDNDQSPESRFSLGSLGTFNTGIFNNRFLPGSKWRPFGGLSNRISITYNPNMENSFETFDSCTSPSPSGDAGICVPGSVCSLFSGRPIGSCPLGKICCINTVNKCGGAVTLNNTYWHSPTTPISDYSTCALTVRTDYKLAEQMKKPICQIRLDFVSFNTAQPTAGTCTDTFQVGGATTVAPIICGDNTGQHMYLDLPSSALTPSNVQLMFSFGAVTGTRSWNIKIAMLPCGASYLAPVDCLQYFTDPTGRVTSFNWQDVPVSATRQLNNQHYNICFRTELVSLKVRQRAAQMCFSVCSVSNGDAFSITTPTSTAAALAAIAVTTATANLAAAQAQLAVTQAGINPLLPTAAQYLAVINANTAVRDSQAALSAAQTTFATATATAASLSGVGISAPVNGVNMATCLYDFLVIAGARDAANDEADRYCGNALNPAANPLSTNVQVCTLIRPFKISYRTDGTEGAVVTGTNILPAPADTHNTGFCLDYQEK, encoded by the exons ATGACAAAAGTTTTACTTCTTTCTGTTTGGCTAATGTTACAACTGAGTCGGTCCTTTAGTAGCGAAGAAGATTTTTACAGACAAGATTCAGACGAGTATTTTGTCAATGCGATCGGATTCTTGCCTTCTCCGTGGAACGCATTTTACTATCAGCCTAGAGCTCCAGTTCTAG ATAATTCCAGCTCGTACGAAGGTCGAACTATCAACAGGCAGCAGTCCATCGCCAATAATGCTGTGGCAGCACCCAATGAAA AAGATAACGATCAGTCACCAGAAAGCCGTTTTTCCCTCGGTAGTTTGGGTACGTTCAATACCGGTATTTTCAATAATCGATTTTTACCCGGAAGTAAATGGAGACCCTTCGGCGGCCTCTCTAATCGAATTTCAATTACCTACAACCCTAACATGGAAAATTCTTTCGAAACCTTTGATTCCTGTACGTCACCGAGTCCGAGTGGTGATGCGGGAATCTGTGTACCAGGATCCGTTTGTTCCCTTTTTAGTGGTCGGCCAATCGGGTCTTGCCCCTTAGGCAAAATTTGTTGCATCA ATACGGTCAACAAATGTGGTGGAGCTGTCACACTCAATAACACGTATTGGCATTCTCCAACCACGCCCATATCTGATTACTCAACTTGCGCACTGACCGTGAGAACAGATTACAAGCTCGCGGAACAAATGAAAAAGCCAATTTGTCAAATTCG TTTGGATTTTGTATCATTCAATACCGCCCAGCCGACAGCTGGAACGTGCACGGACACTTTTCAAGTTGGCGGGGCCACAACAGTGGCACCCATTATTTGTGGCGACAACACTGGACAGCACA tGTACCTCGACCTTCCATCGTCGGCCCTTACTCCTAGCAATGTCCAGCTCATGTTCAGTTTTGGAGCTGTGACAGGTACCCGTTCATGGAACATCAAAATTGCGATGCTCCCCTGTGGCGCCTCCTACCTCG CTCCCGTGGATTGTCTTCAGTATTTCACTGATCCTACTGGAAGAGTCACGTCTTTTAATTGGCAAGACGTCCCTGTTAGTGCAACCCGTCAACTAAACAACCAACATTACAACATCTGCTTCAGAACTGAACTTGTCTCATTAAAG gTGAGACAGAGAGCGGCCCAGATGTGCTTTTCAGTCTGCTCGGTCTCGAACGGGGACGCATTTTCTATTACTACACCCACCAGCACTGCAGCCGCTCTGGCCGCCATTGCTGTTACTACAGCCACAGCAAATCTCGCAGCTGCCCAAGCTCAGCTAGCTGTTACCCAGGCCGGTATTAATCCACTTTTACCAACGGCAGCCCAGTACCTGGCCGTTATCAATGCAAACACCGCCGTGAGAGACAGTCAAGCGGCCCTTTCAGCCGCCCAAACTACTTTCGCTACAGCGACTGCTACGGCCGCTTCTCTCTCTGGTGTGGGCATAAGTGCCCCGGTGAATGGAGTTAACATGGCCACCTGCCTTTATGATTTTCTTGTCATCGCCGGTGCCCGAGACGCTGCTAATGATGAAGCCGATCGTTACTGTGGGAACGCCCTGAATCCAGCCGCCAACCCTTTGTCGACAAACGTCCAAGTTTGTA CTTTGATTAGGCCGTTCAAGATAAGTTACCGGACGGATGGGACGGAAGGCGCGGTGGTTACCGGAACGAATATTCTTCCGGCGCCAGCTGATACACACAACACTGGATTCTGCTTGGATTACCAAGAGAAGTAG
- the LOC124204172 gene encoding uncharacterized protein LOC124204172 isoform X3: protein MTKVLLLSVWLMLQLSRSFSSEEDFYRQDSDEYFVNAIGFLPSPWNAFYYQPRAPVLDNSSSYEGRTINRQQSIANNAVAAPNENNDQSPESRFSLGSLGTFNTGIFNNRFLPGSKWRPFGGLSNRISITYNPNMENSFETFDSCTSPSPSGDAGICVPGSVCSLFSGRPIGSCPLGKICCINTVNKCGGAVTLNNTYWHSPTTPISDYSTCALTVRTDYKLAEQMKKPICQIRLDFVSFNTAQPTAGTCTDTFQVGGATTVAPIICGDNTGQHMYLDLPSSALTPSNVQLMFSFGAVTGTRSWNIKIAMLPCGASYLAPVDCLQYFTDPTGRVTSFNWQDVPVSATRQLNNQHYNICFRTELVSLKVRQRAAQMCFSVCSVSNGDAFSITTPTSTAAALAAIAVTTATANLAAAQAQLAVTQAGINPLLPTAAQYLAVINANTAVRDSQAALSAAQTTFATATATAASLSGVGISAPVNGVNMATCLYDFLVIAGARDAANDEADRYCGNALNPAANPLSTNVQVCTLIRPFKISYRTDGTEGAVVTGTNILPAPADTHNTGFCLDYQEK from the exons ATGACAAAAGTTTTACTTCTTTCTGTTTGGCTAATGTTACAACTGAGTCGGTCCTTTAGTAGCGAAGAAGATTTTTACAGACAAGATTCAGACGAGTATTTTGTCAATGCGATCGGATTCTTGCCTTCTCCGTGGAACGCATTTTACTATCAGCCTAGAGCTCCAGTTCTAG ATAATTCCAGCTCGTACGAAGGTCGAACTATCAACAGGCAGCAGTCCATCGCCAATAATGCTGTGGCAGCACCCAATGAAA ATAACGATCAGTCACCAGAAAGCCGTTTTTCCCTCGGTAGTTTGGGTACGTTCAATACCGGTATTTTCAATAATCGATTTTTACCCGGAAGTAAATGGAGACCCTTCGGCGGCCTCTCTAATCGAATTTCAATTACCTACAACCCTAACATGGAAAATTCTTTCGAAACCTTTGATTCCTGTACGTCACCGAGTCCGAGTGGTGATGCGGGAATCTGTGTACCAGGATCCGTTTGTTCCCTTTTTAGTGGTCGGCCAATCGGGTCTTGCCCCTTAGGCAAAATTTGTTGCATCA ATACGGTCAACAAATGTGGTGGAGCTGTCACACTCAATAACACGTATTGGCATTCTCCAACCACGCCCATATCTGATTACTCAACTTGCGCACTGACCGTGAGAACAGATTACAAGCTCGCGGAACAAATGAAAAAGCCAATTTGTCAAATTCG TTTGGATTTTGTATCATTCAATACCGCCCAGCCGACAGCTGGAACGTGCACGGACACTTTTCAAGTTGGCGGGGCCACAACAGTGGCACCCATTATTTGTGGCGACAACACTGGACAGCACA tGTACCTCGACCTTCCATCGTCGGCCCTTACTCCTAGCAATGTCCAGCTCATGTTCAGTTTTGGAGCTGTGACAGGTACCCGTTCATGGAACATCAAAATTGCGATGCTCCCCTGTGGCGCCTCCTACCTCG CTCCCGTGGATTGTCTTCAGTATTTCACTGATCCTACTGGAAGAGTCACGTCTTTTAATTGGCAAGACGTCCCTGTTAGTGCAACCCGTCAACTAAACAACCAACATTACAACATCTGCTTCAGAACTGAACTTGTCTCATTAAAG gTGAGACAGAGAGCGGCCCAGATGTGCTTTTCAGTCTGCTCGGTCTCGAACGGGGACGCATTTTCTATTACTACACCCACCAGCACTGCAGCCGCTCTGGCCGCCATTGCTGTTACTACAGCCACAGCAAATCTCGCAGCTGCCCAAGCTCAGCTAGCTGTTACCCAGGCCGGTATTAATCCACTTTTACCAACGGCAGCCCAGTACCTGGCCGTTATCAATGCAAACACCGCCGTGAGAGACAGTCAAGCGGCCCTTTCAGCCGCCCAAACTACTTTCGCTACAGCGACTGCTACGGCCGCTTCTCTCTCTGGTGTGGGCATAAGTGCCCCGGTGAATGGAGTTAACATGGCCACCTGCCTTTATGATTTTCTTGTCATCGCCGGTGCCCGAGACGCTGCTAATGATGAAGCCGATCGTTACTGTGGGAACGCCCTGAATCCAGCCGCCAACCCTTTGTCGACAAACGTCCAAGTTTGTA CTTTGATTAGGCCGTTCAAGATAAGTTACCGGACGGATGGGACGGAAGGCGCGGTGGTTACCGGAACGAATATTCTTCCGGCGCCAGCTGATACACACAACACTGGATTCTGCTTGGATTACCAAGAGAAGTAG
- the LOC124204172 gene encoding uncharacterized protein LOC124204172 isoform X5: MTKVLLLSVWLMLQLSRSFSSEEDFYRQDSDEYFVNAIGFLPSPWNAFYYQPRAPVLDNSSSYEGRTINRQQSIANNAVAAPNENNDQSPESRFSLGSLGTFNTGIFNNRFLPGSKWRPFGGLSNRISITYNPNMENSFETFDSCTSPSPSGDAGICVPGSVCSLFSGRPIGSCPLGKICCINTVNKCGGAVTLNNTYWHSPTTPISDYSTCALTVRTDYKLAEQMKKPICQIRLDFVSFNTAQPTAGTCTDTFQVGGATTVAPIICGDNTGQHMYLDLPSSALTPSNVQLMFSFGAVTGTRSWNIKIAMLPCGASYLAPVDCLQYFTDPTGRVTSFNWQDVPVSATRQLNNQHYNICFRTELVSLKRAAQMCFSVCSVSNGDAFSITTPTSTAAALAAIAVTTATANLAAAQAQLAVTQAGINPLLPTAAQYLAVINANTAVRDSQAALSAAQTTFATATATAASLSGVGISAPVNGVNMATCLYDFLVIAGARDAANDEADRYCGNALNPAANPLSTNVQVCTLIRPFKISYRTDGTEGAVVTGTNILPAPADTHNTGFCLDYQEK, translated from the exons ATGACAAAAGTTTTACTTCTTTCTGTTTGGCTAATGTTACAACTGAGTCGGTCCTTTAGTAGCGAAGAAGATTTTTACAGACAAGATTCAGACGAGTATTTTGTCAATGCGATCGGATTCTTGCCTTCTCCGTGGAACGCATTTTACTATCAGCCTAGAGCTCCAGTTCTAG ATAATTCCAGCTCGTACGAAGGTCGAACTATCAACAGGCAGCAGTCCATCGCCAATAATGCTGTGGCAGCACCCAATGAAA ATAACGATCAGTCACCAGAAAGCCGTTTTTCCCTCGGTAGTTTGGGTACGTTCAATACCGGTATTTTCAATAATCGATTTTTACCCGGAAGTAAATGGAGACCCTTCGGCGGCCTCTCTAATCGAATTTCAATTACCTACAACCCTAACATGGAAAATTCTTTCGAAACCTTTGATTCCTGTACGTCACCGAGTCCGAGTGGTGATGCGGGAATCTGTGTACCAGGATCCGTTTGTTCCCTTTTTAGTGGTCGGCCAATCGGGTCTTGCCCCTTAGGCAAAATTTGTTGCATCA ATACGGTCAACAAATGTGGTGGAGCTGTCACACTCAATAACACGTATTGGCATTCTCCAACCACGCCCATATCTGATTACTCAACTTGCGCACTGACCGTGAGAACAGATTACAAGCTCGCGGAACAAATGAAAAAGCCAATTTGTCAAATTCG TTTGGATTTTGTATCATTCAATACCGCCCAGCCGACAGCTGGAACGTGCACGGACACTTTTCAAGTTGGCGGGGCCACAACAGTGGCACCCATTATTTGTGGCGACAACACTGGACAGCACA tGTACCTCGACCTTCCATCGTCGGCCCTTACTCCTAGCAATGTCCAGCTCATGTTCAGTTTTGGAGCTGTGACAGGTACCCGTTCATGGAACATCAAAATTGCGATGCTCCCCTGTGGCGCCTCCTACCTCG CTCCCGTGGATTGTCTTCAGTATTTCACTGATCCTACTGGAAGAGTCACGTCTTTTAATTGGCAAGACGTCCCTGTTAGTGCAACCCGTCAACTAAACAACCAACATTACAACATCTGCTTCAGAACTGAACTTGTCTCATTAAAG AGAGCGGCCCAGATGTGCTTTTCAGTCTGCTCGGTCTCGAACGGGGACGCATTTTCTATTACTACACCCACCAGCACTGCAGCCGCTCTGGCCGCCATTGCTGTTACTACAGCCACAGCAAATCTCGCAGCTGCCCAAGCTCAGCTAGCTGTTACCCAGGCCGGTATTAATCCACTTTTACCAACGGCAGCCCAGTACCTGGCCGTTATCAATGCAAACACCGCCGTGAGAGACAGTCAAGCGGCCCTTTCAGCCGCCCAAACTACTTTCGCTACAGCGACTGCTACGGCCGCTTCTCTCTCTGGTGTGGGCATAAGTGCCCCGGTGAATGGAGTTAACATGGCCACCTGCCTTTATGATTTTCTTGTCATCGCCGGTGCCCGAGACGCTGCTAATGATGAAGCCGATCGTTACTGTGGGAACGCCCTGAATCCAGCCGCCAACCCTTTGTCGACAAACGTCCAAGTTTGTA CTTTGATTAGGCCGTTCAAGATAAGTTACCGGACGGATGGGACGGAAGGCGCGGTGGTTACCGGAACGAATATTCTTCCGGCGCCAGCTGATACACACAACACTGGATTCTGCTTGGATTACCAAGAGAAGTAG
- the LOC124204172 gene encoding uncharacterized protein LOC124204172 isoform X4 — protein sequence MTKVLLLSVWLMLQLSRSFSSEEDFYRQDSDEYFVNAIGFLPSPWNAFYYQPRAPVLDNSSSYEGRTINRQQSIANNAVAAPNEKDNDQSPESRFSLGSLGTFNTGIFNNRFLPGSKWRPFGGLSNRISITYNPNMENSFETFDSCTSPSPSGDAGICVPGSVCSLFSGRPIGSCPLGKICCINTVNKCGGAVTLNNTYWHSPTTPISDYSTCALTVRTDYKLAEQMKKPICQIRLDFVSFNTAQPTAGTCTDTFQVGGATTVAPIICGDNTGQHMYLDLPSSALTPSNVQLMFSFGAVTGTRSWNIKIAMLPCGASYLAPVDCLQYFTDPTGRVTSFNWQDVPVSATRQLNNQHYNICFRTELVSLKRAAQMCFSVCSVSNGDAFSITTPTSTAAALAAIAVTTATANLAAAQAQLAVTQAGINPLLPTAAQYLAVINANTAVRDSQAALSAAQTTFATATATAASLSGVGISAPVNGVNMATCLYDFLVIAGARDAANDEADRYCGNALNPAANPLSTNVQVCTLIRPFKISYRTDGTEGAVVTGTNILPAPADTHNTGFCLDYQEK from the exons ATGACAAAAGTTTTACTTCTTTCTGTTTGGCTAATGTTACAACTGAGTCGGTCCTTTAGTAGCGAAGAAGATTTTTACAGACAAGATTCAGACGAGTATTTTGTCAATGCGATCGGATTCTTGCCTTCTCCGTGGAACGCATTTTACTATCAGCCTAGAGCTCCAGTTCTAG ATAATTCCAGCTCGTACGAAGGTCGAACTATCAACAGGCAGCAGTCCATCGCCAATAATGCTGTGGCAGCACCCAATGAAA AAGATAACGATCAGTCACCAGAAAGCCGTTTTTCCCTCGGTAGTTTGGGTACGTTCAATACCGGTATTTTCAATAATCGATTTTTACCCGGAAGTAAATGGAGACCCTTCGGCGGCCTCTCTAATCGAATTTCAATTACCTACAACCCTAACATGGAAAATTCTTTCGAAACCTTTGATTCCTGTACGTCACCGAGTCCGAGTGGTGATGCGGGAATCTGTGTACCAGGATCCGTTTGTTCCCTTTTTAGTGGTCGGCCAATCGGGTCTTGCCCCTTAGGCAAAATTTGTTGCATCA ATACGGTCAACAAATGTGGTGGAGCTGTCACACTCAATAACACGTATTGGCATTCTCCAACCACGCCCATATCTGATTACTCAACTTGCGCACTGACCGTGAGAACAGATTACAAGCTCGCGGAACAAATGAAAAAGCCAATTTGTCAAATTCG TTTGGATTTTGTATCATTCAATACCGCCCAGCCGACAGCTGGAACGTGCACGGACACTTTTCAAGTTGGCGGGGCCACAACAGTGGCACCCATTATTTGTGGCGACAACACTGGACAGCACA tGTACCTCGACCTTCCATCGTCGGCCCTTACTCCTAGCAATGTCCAGCTCATGTTCAGTTTTGGAGCTGTGACAGGTACCCGTTCATGGAACATCAAAATTGCGATGCTCCCCTGTGGCGCCTCCTACCTCG CTCCCGTGGATTGTCTTCAGTATTTCACTGATCCTACTGGAAGAGTCACGTCTTTTAATTGGCAAGACGTCCCTGTTAGTGCAACCCGTCAACTAAACAACCAACATTACAACATCTGCTTCAGAACTGAACTTGTCTCATTAAAG AGAGCGGCCCAGATGTGCTTTTCAGTCTGCTCGGTCTCGAACGGGGACGCATTTTCTATTACTACACCCACCAGCACTGCAGCCGCTCTGGCCGCCATTGCTGTTACTACAGCCACAGCAAATCTCGCAGCTGCCCAAGCTCAGCTAGCTGTTACCCAGGCCGGTATTAATCCACTTTTACCAACGGCAGCCCAGTACCTGGCCGTTATCAATGCAAACACCGCCGTGAGAGACAGTCAAGCGGCCCTTTCAGCCGCCCAAACTACTTTCGCTACAGCGACTGCTACGGCCGCTTCTCTCTCTGGTGTGGGCATAAGTGCCCCGGTGAATGGAGTTAACATGGCCACCTGCCTTTATGATTTTCTTGTCATCGCCGGTGCCCGAGACGCTGCTAATGATGAAGCCGATCGTTACTGTGGGAACGCCCTGAATCCAGCCGCCAACCCTTTGTCGACAAACGTCCAAGTTTGTA CTTTGATTAGGCCGTTCAAGATAAGTTACCGGACGGATGGGACGGAAGGCGCGGTGGTTACCGGAACGAATATTCTTCCGGCGCCAGCTGATACACACAACACTGGATTCTGCTTGGATTACCAAGAGAAGTAG